Proteins from a genomic interval of Pseudomonas anuradhapurensis:
- a CDS encoding carbamoyltransferase: MALTILGLSGALSHDPSAALYIDGKLVAAAEEERFVRDKHAKNRMPYESAKFCLEQAGIKPSDVDVVAIPFAPISLFGKARWHYAKRYWYAPDRALDAILMGNRRYKRYRKKIVWCLEQLGFDPKKVKIEPVEHHLAHASSAYHCSGFKEKTAILGIDGKGEYATTFFGYGENGKIHKIKEFFDPDSLGGLYGAITEFLGFEMLDGEFKVMGMAPYGDASKYDFSRLASFENGELVINTEYANVIGLRRYKEKGKGFYFSPKLIEWLGPKREGDIADEPYIHYAASMQALFEKIALQMIDHYLGDTLRETGKLAFAGGCALNVKLNQKIIARSDVKELFVQPASGDAGTAVGAAAYVSHARGVPVEKMEHVYLGPSYSNEDVIAACARHPNAPKWRKLDDMPQRIARIMVDGNPVAWFQGRMEFGPRALGGRSIIGCPSVPGVADRINEQIKFRERWRPFCPSMLDTVAPQMIKVDHPAPFMTFTFEVAEEWKTRVPEVVHEDGTSRAQVLKREYNPRYYDMMKALEDLTGNGVSLNTSLNRRGEPMICSPTDALNMFFGSDLQYLIMEDILVVKDGAAAYDQPL, from the coding sequence TTGGCATTGACGATTCTTGGCCTGTCCGGCGCCCTTAGCCATGACCCTTCCGCGGCCCTGTACATTGACGGCAAGCTGGTTGCCGCCGCCGAAGAAGAGCGCTTCGTGCGTGACAAGCATGCGAAGAACCGCATGCCCTACGAGTCGGCGAAGTTCTGCCTGGAGCAGGCCGGCATCAAGCCATCCGATGTCGACGTGGTAGCCATCCCGTTTGCCCCGATCAGCCTGTTCGGCAAGGCACGCTGGCACTACGCCAAGCGTTACTGGTACGCCCCGGACCGGGCCCTCGACGCCATCCTGATGGGCAACCGCCGCTACAAGCGCTACCGCAAGAAGATCGTCTGGTGCCTGGAGCAGCTGGGCTTCGACCCGAAAAAGGTCAAGATCGAGCCGGTCGAGCACCACCTGGCCCACGCCTCCAGCGCCTACCACTGCTCGGGCTTCAAGGAAAAGACCGCGATCCTCGGCATCGACGGTAAAGGCGAGTACGCCACCACCTTCTTTGGCTACGGCGAAAACGGCAAGATCCACAAGATCAAGGAATTCTTCGATCCGGATTCGCTGGGTGGCCTGTACGGGGCAATCACCGAGTTCCTCGGCTTCGAGATGCTCGACGGCGAGTTCAAGGTCATGGGCATGGCGCCGTATGGCGATGCCAGCAAGTACGACTTCTCGCGCCTGGCCAGCTTCGAAAACGGCGAACTGGTGATCAACACCGAGTACGCCAACGTGATCGGCCTGCGCCGCTATAAAGAGAAGGGCAAGGGCTTCTACTTCTCGCCGAAGCTGATCGAATGGCTGGGCCCCAAGCGCGAAGGCGACATCGCCGACGAGCCCTACATCCATTACGCGGCCAGCATGCAGGCGCTGTTCGAGAAAATCGCCCTGCAGATGATCGACCATTACCTGGGCGACACCCTGCGGGAAACCGGCAAGCTGGCCTTCGCTGGCGGCTGCGCGCTGAACGTCAAGCTCAACCAGAAGATCATCGCCCGTTCCGATGTGAAGGAACTGTTCGTGCAGCCGGCCTCTGGTGACGCCGGTACTGCCGTGGGCGCTGCCGCCTACGTTTCCCACGCCCGTGGCGTGCCGGTCGAGAAGATGGAACACGTCTACCTCGGCCCGTCGTACTCCAACGAAGACGTGATCGCCGCCTGTGCCCGTCATCCGAACGCGCCGAAGTGGCGCAAGCTCGACGACATGCCGCAGCGCATCGCCCGGATCATGGTCGATGGCAACCCGGTAGCCTGGTTCCAGGGCCGTATGGAGTTCGGTCCGCGTGCCCTGGGTGGCCGTTCGATCATCGGTTGCCCGAGCGTGCCGGGCGTGGCCGACCGCATCAACGAGCAGATCAAGTTCCGCGAGCGCTGGAGACCTTTCTGCCCGTCGATGCTCGACACCGTCGCCCCGCAGATGATCAAGGTCGACCACCCGGCACCATTCATGACCTTCACCTTCGAAGTGGCTGAAGAGTGGAAGACCCGCGTACCGGAAGTCGTTCACGAGGATGGCACGTCGCGGGCCCAGGTGCTCAAGCGCGAATACAACCCGCGCTACTATGACATGATGAAGGCGTTGGAAGACCTCACTGGCAACGGCGTGTCGCTCAACACCTCGCTGAACCGCCGTGGTGAACCGATGATCTGCTCGCCGACCGACGCCTTGAACATGTTCTTCGGCTCGGACCTGCAGTACCTGATCATGGAAGACATCCTGGTTGTGAAGGACGGTGCGGCCGCGTATGACCAGCCGCTCTGA
- the putP gene encoding sodium/proline symporter PutP — translation MGNPLTITFVIYIAAMVLIGFAAYRSTKNLSDYILGGRSLGSVVTALSAGASDMSGWLLMGLPGAIYFAGLSEAWIAIGLTVGAYLNWLFVAGRLRVQTEHNGDALTLPDYFSSRFEDHSGLLRIISAIVILVFFTIYCASGIVAGARLFESTFGMSYETALWAGAAATIAYTFIGGFLAVSWTDTVQASLMIFALILTPVIVLISTGGFDQTFAAIEAVNPAHFDMFKGATFIGIISLMGWGLGYFGQPHILARFMAADSVKSIAKARRISMTWMILCLAGTCAVGFFGIAYFSAHPDLAGPVTENHERVFIELAKILFNPWVAGVLLSAILAAVMSTLSCQLLVCSSALTEDFYKAFLRKNASQVELVWVGRLMVLAVALIAIAMAANPENRVLGLVAYAWAGFGAAFGPVVLISVLWKGMTRNGALAGIVVGALTVILWKHFDTLGLYEIIPGFLFASIAIVLVSKLGSPSKAMVQRFETADAAYHADK, via the coding sequence ATGGGCAACCCACTAACGATCACGTTCGTGATCTACATCGCGGCAATGGTGCTGATCGGCTTCGCGGCCTATCGCTCCACCAAGAACCTTTCCGACTACATCCTTGGCGGTCGCAGCCTGGGCAGCGTGGTTACCGCGCTCTCCGCCGGTGCTTCCGACATGAGCGGCTGGCTGCTGATGGGCCTGCCAGGCGCCATCTACTTCGCCGGTTTGTCCGAAGCCTGGATTGCCATCGGCCTGACCGTCGGCGCCTACCTGAACTGGCTGTTCGTCGCTGGCCGCCTGCGCGTGCAGACCGAGCACAACGGCGATGCACTGACCCTGCCGGACTACTTCTCCAGCCGTTTCGAAGACCACAGCGGCCTGCTGCGGATCATTTCGGCCATCGTGATCCTGGTGTTCTTCACCATCTATTGCGCTTCCGGCATCGTTGCCGGTGCCCGCCTGTTCGAAAGCACCTTTGGCATGTCCTACGAAACCGCCCTGTGGGCCGGTGCGGCGGCGACCATTGCCTACACCTTCATTGGTGGCTTCCTGGCGGTGAGCTGGACCGATACCGTGCAGGCATCGCTGATGATCTTCGCGCTGATCCTCACCCCGGTTATCGTGCTGATTTCCACCGGCGGCTTCGATCAGACCTTCGCCGCTATCGAGGCGGTGAACCCGGCTCACTTCGACATGTTCAAGGGCGCGACCTTCATCGGCATCATTTCGCTGATGGGTTGGGGGCTGGGCTACTTCGGCCAGCCGCACATCCTGGCGCGCTTCATGGCCGCCGATTCGGTGAAGTCGATCGCCAAAGCTCGTCGCATCTCCATGACCTGGATGATCCTGTGCCTGGCCGGTACCTGTGCCGTAGGCTTCTTCGGCATCGCCTACTTCTCGGCTCACCCTGATCTGGCTGGCCCGGTCACCGAGAACCACGAGCGTGTGTTCATCGAGTTGGCCAAGATCCTGTTCAACCCGTGGGTCGCCGGTGTGCTGCTGTCGGCCATCCTGGCCGCCGTCATGAGTACCCTGAGCTGCCAGCTGCTGGTGTGCTCCAGCGCCCTGACCGAGGACTTCTACAAGGCCTTCCTGCGCAAGAACGCTTCGCAGGTCGAGCTGGTGTGGGTCGGTCGCCTGATGGTGCTGGCCGTGGCCCTGATCGCCATCGCCATGGCCGCCAACCCGGAAAACCGCGTGCTGGGCCTGGTGGCCTACGCCTGGGCCGGTTTCGGTGCCGCATTCGGCCCGGTGGTGCTGATTTCGGTGCTGTGGAAAGGCATGACCCGTAACGGCGCGCTGGCCGGTATCGTGGTCGGTGCGCTGACCGTGATCCTGTGGAAGCACTTCGACACCCTCGGGCTGTACGAGATCATCCCGGGCTTCCTGTTCGCCAGTATCGCCATCGTCTTGGTGAGCAAGCTGGGCAGCCCTTCGAAAGCGATGGTACAGCGCTTCGAAACGGCTGATGCGGCGTATCACGCTGACAAGTAA
- a CDS encoding 23S rRNA (adenine(2030)-N(6))-methyltransferase RlmJ: protein MNYRHAFHAGNHADVLKHIVLTRLIALMSRKEQPFAYIDTHAGLGLYDLQGDQATRTGEYLEGVARLWNRDDLPAMAADYLRIIKRLNADGELRYYPGSPELARRLMRQQDRALLNEKHPEDGPLLKDNMKKDPRVVVHLGEGWHVPRALLPVQEKRAIMLVDPPFEQADELKRCTTAMKEAISRMRQTVAAIWYPIKDQRSLTRFYQDLTSTGAPKLLRVELYVHHQDSPQGLNGSGLAIANPPWGLEEELRELLPWLAKELAQTAGSFRMDWLIAE from the coding sequence ATGAATTATCGTCACGCCTTCCACGCCGGCAACCACGCCGACGTCCTCAAGCACATCGTGCTGACCCGCCTCATCGCCCTGATGTCGCGCAAGGAGCAGCCGTTCGCCTACATCGATACCCACGCAGGGCTCGGCTTGTACGACCTGCAAGGTGACCAGGCAACCCGCACCGGTGAATACCTGGAAGGGGTGGCCCGCCTGTGGAATCGCGATGACCTGCCGGCCATGGCTGCTGACTACCTGCGCATCATCAAGCGCCTGAATGCTGATGGCGAGCTGCGCTATTACCCTGGTTCGCCCGAGCTGGCCCGCCGCCTGATGCGCCAGCAGGACCGCGCCCTGCTCAACGAGAAGCACCCTGAGGACGGGCCGCTGCTCAAGGACAACATGAAGAAGGACCCGCGCGTGGTCGTGCACCTGGGCGAAGGTTGGCATGTGCCGCGCGCCCTGCTGCCGGTGCAGGAAAAGCGCGCGATCATGCTGGTCGACCCGCCGTTCGAACAGGCTGATGAGCTGAAGCGCTGCACCACGGCGATGAAAGAAGCGATCAGCCGCATGCGCCAGACGGTCGCGGCCATTTGGTATCCGATCAAGGACCAGCGCTCGCTGACCCGTTTCTACCAGGACCTGACCAGCACCGGCGCACCGAAACTGCTACGGGTCGAGCTGTACGTGCACCACCAGGACAGCCCGCAGGGCCTCAATGGTTCCGGCCTGGCCATCGCCAACCCGCCGTGGGGCCTGGAGGAAGAACTGCGCGAGCTGCTGCCATGGCTGGCCAAGGAGCTGGCGCAGACCGCCGGCAGCTTCCGCATGGACTGGCTGATCGCCGAGTAG
- a CDS encoding glycosyltransferase, with protein sequence MTSRSEPRILQFCHGYDGPFLDCARQYASLFQGHGYQVTTVFLTGAADPQVAAGCASDEVLFLEFSSKAVRGLKLGAIRALRRIAAERNFAFCIAHRFKPIYVALLGTSLPVIGVHHAFGDYQRKGRRLFANLFSKRLSLLGVSDAVRDDMRRCLPQWPAERIQTLYNRIDIDALQAALAPRAEARQALGLDAQAWIVGNVGRLHPDKDQATLLRGFAEALPGLPTGARLAILGKGRLEARLKALAAELGIAGQVDFLGQVPDARRYFQAFDVFALSSDHEPFGMVLLEAMVAGVPVLATACGGAREVVEGVGVLFPLGDAGQLAQGLKHLAVLDVAQRQACAEHMLQRLRERFSDQAVREAFWQLPQVRSLVGKA encoded by the coding sequence ATGACCAGCCGCTCTGAACCGCGCATCCTGCAATTCTGCCATGGCTATGACGGGCCGTTCCTGGACTGTGCCCGTCAATACGCCAGCCTGTTCCAGGGGCATGGCTACCAGGTGACCACGGTGTTCCTCACCGGTGCTGCCGACCCGCAAGTGGCGGCCGGCTGTGCGTCGGACGAGGTACTGTTCCTCGAGTTCAGCTCCAAGGCCGTGCGTGGCCTGAAGCTCGGCGCTATCCGCGCGTTGCGGCGGATAGCGGCCGAGCGCAACTTCGCCTTCTGCATTGCCCATCGTTTCAAGCCGATCTATGTGGCGCTGCTCGGTACCAGCCTGCCGGTGATTGGCGTGCACCATGCCTTCGGCGACTATCAGCGCAAGGGCCGCCGGCTGTTCGCCAACCTGTTCAGCAAGCGCTTGAGCCTGCTCGGGGTGTCGGACGCCGTGCGTGATGACATGCGCCGCTGTCTGCCGCAGTGGCCGGCAGAGCGTATCCAGACCTTGTACAACCGCATCGATATCGACGCCCTGCAAGCGGCCCTGGCGCCGCGCGCCGAGGCTCGCCAGGCCCTGGGCCTGGATGCGCAGGCGTGGATTGTCGGCAATGTCGGGCGCCTGCACCCGGACAAGGACCAGGCCACCCTGTTGCGTGGCTTTGCCGAAGCGCTGCCGGGGCTGCCGACTGGCGCACGCCTGGCGATCCTCGGCAAGGGCCGCCTGGAGGCCAGGCTCAAGGCGCTGGCCGCCGAGCTGGGCATTGCCGGGCAGGTCGATTTCCTTGGCCAGGTGCCGGACGCGCGCCGTTATTTCCAGGCGTTCGACGTGTTCGCCCTCAGTTCCGACCATGAGCCGTTCGGCATGGTCCTGCTCGAGGCCATGGTTGCCGGTGTTCCAGTGCTGGCCACGGCCTGTGGCGGTGCGCGCGAAGTGGTCGAAGGGGTTGGCGTGCTGTTCCCGCTCGGCGATGCCGGGCAGCTGGCCCAAGGCCTCAAGCACCTGGCCGTGCTCGATGTGGCGCAGCGCCAGGCCTGTGCCGAACACATGCTGCAGCGCCTGCGTGAGCGTTTCTCCGACCAGGCGGTGCGCGAGGCCTTCTGGCAACTGCCACAGGTCCGCTCACTGGTAGGGAAGGCCTGA